A DNA window from Buttiauxella agrestis contains the following coding sequences:
- a CDS encoding DMSO/selenate family reductase complex A subunit, producing MTNKNKGDVSSGITRRHFVKASGALAAVPFVGVKFANAAKTTPAEVNSGVSPERIIPTCSTFDCGGKCDIRAHVAQGVVTRITTQPDGDLDPDMPIMRACVRGRGYRKFVYHPDRLKYPMKRVGKRGEGKFVRISWDEATTLIADNLKRITQQYGPASRYVHVGTAVSGGAFSGDSMVRRLLNLTGGYLQSYHSVSMGNTAAATPYTYGSAASGNTLDTLSETPLVILWGHNPTETIFGHTNHYFQQMKQNGTRFIVVDPRYSDTASSLAEQWIPLRPSTDNALMDAMMYVIISENLHDKDFIEKYTLGFDESSMPEGVPANESLVAYLMGMKDGVKKTPEWAEVITHVPAQTIRQLARDYATTKPAALIQGWGPQRHNCGERTARGSTLLATITGNVGKKGGWAGGYGGIGNRKFTTGPEMPDNPVKEKISVMNWVQAADDASKVTPEDGLKDAQKLNSNIRMLFSLAGNYLANQNPDIHQAIKVLEDESKIEFIVASDLYLTPSAKYADLLLPETSFMERWNIGETWGTANYLILSEKLIEPEFERRSDYDWLREVAAKLEIEKEFSLGRDEKQWITQIWENTRKAMPDEQLPTFDELQVSRRHLFKGKPHIAFADNISDPQNNPFPTPSGKIEIFSLRLYQMNHPEIPALSHYVPAHEGPEDKLAAKYPLQLITWKGKNRANSTQYANPWLQEVQTQKLWINPLDAQKRGIAQGDSVRIHNDRGVTQVPAEVTPRIMPGVVAMQAGAWWQPDANGVDHGGCANVLSSARITALAKGNSHQTMLVEVAKA from the coding sequence ATGACGAATAAAAATAAGGGCGATGTTTCTTCAGGGATCACGCGTCGCCATTTTGTTAAGGCCAGCGGTGCATTAGCCGCAGTTCCTTTTGTGGGCGTTAAATTTGCGAATGCCGCAAAAACAACGCCAGCTGAAGTTAATTCTGGCGTTTCTCCTGAACGAATTATCCCTACCTGTAGCACTTTTGATTGTGGCGGGAAATGTGACATCCGCGCACACGTTGCACAAGGTGTCGTTACCCGCATCACCACCCAGCCCGATGGCGATTTAGACCCGGATATGCCGATTATGCGTGCCTGTGTGCGTGGGCGAGGCTATCGTAAATTCGTCTACCACCCGGACCGTTTGAAATACCCGATGAAACGCGTCGGCAAACGAGGCGAAGGCAAGTTCGTGCGCATCAGCTGGGATGAAGCGACCACCCTGATTGCAGATAATCTCAAACGCATCACGCAACAATATGGGCCAGCCTCACGCTATGTGCATGTTGGCACAGCGGTTAGCGGCGGGGCATTTTCCGGTGACAGCATGGTGCGTCGTTTGCTTAATCTTACCGGTGGTTATCTCCAGTCTTATCACTCGGTGAGTATGGGGAATACGGCAGCTGCGACCCCTTATACGTACGGGAGCGCAGCCAGCGGAAACACACTGGATACGTTGAGCGAAACCCCGCTGGTTATCCTGTGGGGGCATAACCCTACGGAAACCATTTTTGGTCATACCAACCATTACTTCCAGCAGATGAAGCAGAACGGTACGCGCTTTATCGTGGTTGACCCTCGTTATTCCGATACCGCATCGTCGCTTGCCGAACAATGGATCCCACTGCGTCCGTCCACCGATAACGCGCTAATGGACGCGATGATGTACGTCATCATCAGCGAAAATCTGCACGACAAAGATTTTATTGAAAAATACACCCTCGGTTTTGACGAAAGTTCGATGCCTGAAGGCGTGCCAGCCAATGAATCACTGGTGGCCTATCTGATGGGCATGAAAGATGGTGTCAAGAAAACCCCGGAATGGGCAGAAGTGATTACGCATGTCCCGGCTCAGACCATTCGCCAGTTAGCCCGTGATTACGCCACCACCAAACCCGCCGCGCTGATACAAGGTTGGGGACCGCAAAGGCATAACTGCGGCGAGCGTACCGCAAGAGGGTCAACGCTCCTCGCCACTATCACTGGGAATGTGGGTAAGAAAGGGGGCTGGGCCGGAGGCTACGGCGGTATTGGGAATCGGAAATTTACCACCGGTCCTGAAATGCCAGACAATCCAGTCAAAGAAAAAATTTCGGTGATGAACTGGGTGCAGGCGGCAGATGACGCCAGCAAAGTGACGCCAGAAGATGGTCTGAAAGATGCGCAGAAACTCAACAGCAATATTCGTATGCTATTTTCGCTTGCCGGAAATTATTTAGCTAACCAAAACCCGGATATTCATCAAGCCATAAAAGTTCTGGAAGATGAGTCAAAAATTGAGTTCATCGTCGCCAGCGATTTATATCTCACACCAAGCGCGAAATACGCCGACCTGCTGTTGCCTGAAACCAGCTTTATGGAACGCTGGAATATTGGCGAAACCTGGGGTACCGCTAATTATCTTATTCTTTCCGAAAAACTCATCGAGCCTGAATTTGAACGCCGGTCTGATTATGACTGGTTGCGCGAAGTCGCCGCGAAACTGGAAATTGAAAAAGAGTTTAGCCTGGGTCGTGATGAGAAACAGTGGATTACGCAAATTTGGGAAAATACGCGTAAGGCAATGCCGGACGAACAATTACCGACATTTGACGAATTGCAGGTTAGCCGCCGCCATTTATTCAAAGGCAAACCGCACATCGCTTTTGCTGACAATATCAGTGACCCGCAAAATAATCCGTTCCCAACGCCGTCCGGGAAAATTGAAATATTCTCCCTGCGGTTATATCAAATGAATCACCCGGAAATTCCGGCTCTATCACATTATGTTCCGGCCCATGAAGGCCCGGAAGATAAGCTTGCCGCAAAATACCCGCTGCAACTGATCACGTGGAAGGGTAAAAACCGCGCTAACTCTACACAGTATGCAAACCCGTGGTTACAGGAAGTGCAGACCCAAAAATTATGGATTAACCCGCTTGATGCCCAAAAACGTGGAATAGCGCAGGGCGACAGCGTGCGTATTCATAACGACCGCGGCGTGACGCAGGTTCCGGCAGAAGTCACACCACGCATTATGCCGGGCGTTGTCGCGATGCAGGCAGGAGCCTGGTGGCAACCTGATGCAAACGGAGTTGACCACGGCGGTTGCGCCAATGTGCTCAGCTCCGCGCGTATCACCGCGCTGGCAAAAGGAAACTCCCACCAAACTATGCTCGTGGAGGTTGCAAAAGCATGA
- a CDS encoding DUF362 domain-containing protein: MHFNSQNTRPTLIRVGRSCVHHIVAQSDCQACLAVCPSNAAIAQNDSVHIDMDACIACGACLFACPTGAIETPEPPRRYFREERLVMPLSLTPPAVDELLMWHAQYEIRAVEFDTAQHPNWVIALATLNLRLKKLKQPLWVILPPQEATVDQRRRHWLQLKNSADNTGSVTPGRRARRAFFSEVSEYQVLVDKSLCYLCGACARICPEAAIQIDSESMTLNPTLCTGCGCCEDICFPKALKVVENAESTSTVLPLVENSCHTCHRPFTAWSGQTSECPICQRHRFGMRES, translated from the coding sequence ATGCATTTCAATTCACAAAACACACGTCCAACTCTCATCAGAGTTGGGCGCTCTTGTGTTCATCATATCGTTGCGCAAAGTGATTGCCAGGCTTGTCTGGCGGTATGTCCATCGAACGCTGCCATTGCGCAAAATGACAGTGTGCATATTGATATGGATGCCTGCATCGCTTGTGGAGCATGTCTGTTTGCCTGCCCAACAGGTGCAATTGAAACGCCTGAACCTCCACGACGTTATTTCCGGGAAGAACGCCTGGTGATGCCGCTTAGCCTGACGCCGCCAGCCGTTGACGAGCTGCTTATGTGGCACGCGCAATATGAGATCCGGGCTGTCGAATTTGATACTGCGCAGCACCCTAATTGGGTTATTGCGCTGGCGACGCTCAATCTTAGGCTCAAAAAACTTAAGCAACCGCTTTGGGTCATCCTGCCTCCGCAGGAAGCCACCGTTGATCAAAGACGTCGCCACTGGTTGCAGCTAAAAAATAGTGCTGATAATACCGGCAGTGTTACGCCTGGTCGGAGGGCACGCCGGGCTTTCTTCTCTGAGGTCAGCGAGTATCAGGTTTTGGTGGATAAATCGTTGTGTTATCTCTGCGGCGCATGCGCCAGAATTTGCCCTGAAGCGGCTATTCAGATCGATAGCGAGTCGATGACTTTGAACCCCACGCTCTGCACGGGGTGCGGATGCTGCGAAGATATTTGCTTCCCTAAGGCACTAAAAGTGGTTGAAAACGCTGAAAGCACATCCACCGTTTTGCCGCTGGTTGAAAACAGCTGTCACACCTGCCATCGCCCGTTTACTGCCTGGTCCGGGCAAACTTCAGAATGTCCGATATGCCAGCGCCACCGTTTTGGGATGCGTGAAAGCTAA
- a CDS encoding ABC-F family ATP-binding cassette domain-containing protein codes for MSTLLTAQSLSLDTAFGPLLADITFTLKKGDRLGLIGHNGCGKSTLLKLLDGTISPNSGSVTRAHHCLLARVEQHLPEDLQTLTLLDAVMARLNEAQQHTDGWRAQALLASMGFDESAWQLTAGTLSGGQHTRLLLARALITDPDLLLLDEPSNHLDLPTLLWLEQFLRDWNGSFVLVSHDRHLLDNVTNGTWILRDQRLSFFQLPCTEARAALVDRDKTDAHRHQAEQKEIDRIAASAKRLAIWGRVYDNEDLARKAKQMEKRVDKLKDNQTELAALNQWQLILKGEALPADRLLEMENLAVSPAPDCPPLFNLPMQRLKSGDRVAIIGRNGCGKSSLLRLLWQHYQQPQNDDAIRLHPRVNMGYYDQTLHQLRDGDTLLEALEPFAALTERDRKMALISAGFAWLRHGQTVSTLSGGERSRLLFVGLTLARYSLLLLDEPTNHLDMEGKEALAETLQSYDGGVLLVTHDRTLIAKSCNRFWLIDNGELSEWHSLDGLYAQLTGENAAEISSPRQVVETVIHTETEAWLERLVELEEKLAQDLARKQSHQKPALQQAWREEIAALNLRLELE; via the coding sequence ATGAGCACATTATTAACCGCACAATCTCTTAGCCTTGATACCGCTTTTGGCCCTCTGCTGGCTGACATCACCTTTACGCTGAAAAAAGGCGACCGCCTGGGCTTAATCGGCCATAACGGCTGCGGCAAAAGCACCCTTCTGAAACTGCTCGATGGCACTATTTCTCCCAATAGTGGCAGCGTGACGCGTGCGCATCACTGCCTGCTGGCACGTGTTGAGCAGCATTTGCCTGAAGATTTGCAAACGCTGACGCTTCTGGATGCGGTGATGGCGCGTCTGAATGAAGCGCAACAACACACCGACGGCTGGCGAGCGCAAGCGCTGCTGGCAAGTATGGGATTTGACGAATCGGCGTGGCAACTGACTGCCGGAACCTTGAGCGGCGGGCAGCACACGCGTCTGTTATTGGCGCGGGCGCTGATCACCGACCCGGATCTTCTGCTGCTCGATGAACCGAGTAACCACCTCGATTTGCCGACGTTGCTGTGGCTGGAGCAATTCTTACGTGACTGGAATGGCAGTTTTGTACTGGTTTCCCATGACCGACATCTGCTGGATAACGTCACCAATGGCACGTGGATTTTGCGCGACCAGCGGCTGAGTTTCTTCCAGCTTCCCTGCACTGAAGCACGTGCGGCGTTAGTTGATCGGGACAAAACCGACGCCCATCGTCATCAGGCGGAACAGAAAGAAATCGACCGGATTGCGGCCAGTGCGAAGCGGCTCGCCATTTGGGGGCGGGTTTACGATAACGAAGACCTCGCCCGCAAAGCCAAGCAAATGGAAAAGCGCGTGGACAAATTAAAGGACAACCAGACGGAACTTGCAGCCCTGAATCAATGGCAGTTAATCCTCAAAGGCGAAGCGTTACCGGCGGACCGATTGCTGGAAATGGAAAACCTGGCGGTTAGCCCAGCGCCCGATTGTCCACCGCTGTTTAACCTCCCGATGCAGCGCCTGAAAAGTGGCGATCGGGTCGCCATTATTGGCCGTAACGGTTGTGGCAAATCGTCGCTATTGCGCCTGCTGTGGCAGCATTACCAGCAACCGCAAAATGACGACGCTATTCGCCTGCATCCGCGGGTGAATATGGGTTATTACGACCAGACGCTGCATCAGTTAAGGGATGGTGACACGCTGCTTGAAGCGCTGGAGCCTTTCGCGGCGTTAACCGAGCGCGACCGCAAAATGGCGTTAATCAGCGCTGGATTTGCCTGGTTGCGCCACGGGCAGACCGTCAGCACGTTAAGCGGCGGCGAGCGTTCTCGCCTGCTGTTTGTCGGGCTGACGCTGGCGCGTTATTCGCTCCTGCTGCTGGATGAGCCGACTAACCACCTGGATATGGAAGGCAAAGAGGCGCTGGCGGAAACGCTGCAAAGTTACGACGGCGGCGTGTTACTGGTGACGCACGACCGGACGTTAATCGCCAAAAGCTGTAATCGCTTCTGGCTGATTGATAACGGCGAGCTAAGCGAATGGCACTCTCTGGACGGGCTTTACGCGCAGTTAACGGGTGAAAATGCAGCTGAGATATCGTCACCAAGACAAGTCGTCGAAACGGTTATCCATACGGAAACGGAAGCCTGGCTTGAAAGACTGGTGGAACTGGAGGAAAAACTTGCGCAGGATTTAGCGCGTAAGCAAAGCCACCAGAAACCGGCATTGCAGCAGGCGTGGCGCGAAGAGATAGCCGCGCTGAATCTGCGGTTAGAACTGGAGTAA
- a CDS encoding putative acyl-CoA thioester hydrolase, translating to MSLTRYSALAVLCFPLVLQGCTSSSASHQQAPGSQTRPVLSQSEAQNFTQQHYFARGGMIARAQNDPWTPESLDFNSVDTPWIVGKNAPYQTVQQAVNTAIKAAKSHQRIVIKILPGVYEGTVYIPMDAPPVTLLGGGEKPEQVTIQLALDSMISPEVWRKTVNPNAQYQPGDPAWEMYQTCATKTAAAVATTCAAVLWSQNHGFQLMNLSVVNSLLDTVDDGPHQGVALRTDGDKVQIENVRLIGRQDTFFVNTSDPKNRYVTDRISRVLVKDSYIEGDVDYVFGRANAVFDNVHFHTVSSRQKNEAFVLAPNTLPDNPYGFLVKNSRFTTDAGFKNGYFAKLGRAWDQGAKATGYVAGKTSNSQAVIMNSTIDGGYDSLSPWGSAATTARPFNGNIAPDRNLNDVNFNRLWEFNNR from the coding sequence ATGTCATTAACTCGTTACTCTGCTTTAGCTGTGCTGTGTTTCCCTCTGGTATTGCAAGGATGTACTTCATCATCCGCCTCACACCAGCAGGCTCCGGGCAGCCAAACCCGGCCGGTTTTAAGCCAGTCTGAAGCGCAAAATTTCACCCAGCAGCATTACTTTGCTCGAGGAGGAATGATTGCGAGGGCGCAAAACGACCCATGGACGCCTGAGTCATTGGATTTTAATAGTGTTGATACCCCCTGGATTGTCGGAAAAAATGCGCCGTATCAGACCGTGCAACAGGCCGTGAACACCGCCATAAAAGCGGCAAAATCTCATCAGCGAATTGTGATAAAAATTCTTCCGGGGGTGTACGAAGGCACGGTTTACATTCCGATGGATGCACCGCCAGTGACGTTATTGGGCGGGGGCGAAAAGCCCGAGCAAGTGACGATACAGCTGGCGCTGGACTCGATGATTTCACCGGAAGTCTGGCGGAAAACGGTCAATCCAAACGCGCAATATCAACCTGGCGATCCGGCCTGGGAAATGTACCAAACCTGCGCCACCAAAACCGCTGCGGCAGTGGCAACAACCTGTGCGGCGGTGCTTTGGTCGCAAAACCATGGCTTCCAGCTAATGAACCTGAGCGTGGTTAACTCTCTGCTCGATACCGTAGATGACGGGCCGCATCAGGGAGTGGCTTTACGTACTGATGGCGACAAAGTTCAAATCGAAAATGTGCGCTTAATTGGCCGCCAGGACACGTTCTTTGTGAACACCAGCGACCCGAAAAACCGCTACGTGACAGACAGAATCAGCCGTGTGCTGGTGAAAGACAGCTACATCGAAGGTGATGTGGATTACGTGTTTGGCCGTGCGAATGCGGTGTTTGATAACGTCCATTTCCACACCGTTTCCTCACGCCAGAAGAACGAAGCTTTCGTGCTGGCACCAAACACGCTACCTGATAACCCTTACGGGTTCCTGGTGAAAAATAGCCGCTTTACGACCGATGCAGGTTTTAAAAACGGTTACTTTGCAAAACTGGGGCGCGCGTGGGATCAAGGGGCAAAAGCGACCGGGTATGTAGCGGGCAAAACGTCGAATAGCCAGGCCGTTATCATGAATTCAACTATTGATGGCGGCTATGATTCTCTATCGCCATGGGGCAGTGCCGCAACCACCGCTCGCCCGTTTAACGGCAATATCGCGCCGGACAGAAATCTCAATGACGTGAATTTCAATCGACTGTGGGAATTCAATAACCGTTGA
- a CDS encoding DMSO/selenate family reductase complex B subunit, translated as MSKFIDYAPVSEQQLGFFIDSSRCSGCKACQVACKDKNNLEVGRRFRRVYEVKGGGFIATGQGGVHNNVYAYTLSISCNHCQDPVCAVNCPTTAMHKRPGDGIVRVNTDKCVGCGYCAWSCPYGAPQLNQATGQMSKCDFCVDLLAAGQQPICVATCPLGAIKFGPIKELRALYGEVSDVQGLPDSSITHPNLVIKPHQGAEKGSK; from the coding sequence ATGAGTAAATTTATTGATTACGCCCCTGTTAGCGAGCAACAGTTGGGTTTCTTTATTGATTCTTCGCGCTGCTCGGGCTGTAAAGCCTGTCAGGTTGCCTGCAAAGACAAAAATAACCTTGAAGTGGGGCGTCGGTTCCGCCGGGTTTACGAAGTTAAAGGTGGCGGATTCATTGCCACCGGCCAGGGTGGCGTTCACAACAACGTCTACGCCTACACCTTGTCGATATCCTGTAACCACTGTCAGGACCCAGTTTGTGCGGTGAATTGCCCGACGACCGCCATGCACAAACGCCCAGGCGACGGCATTGTGCGCGTCAATACCGATAAATGCGTTGGCTGCGGATATTGTGCCTGGTCGTGTCCTTACGGCGCGCCACAACTCAATCAGGCCACTGGTCAGATGTCAAAATGCGATTTCTGTGTCGATCTGTTAGCCGCAGGTCAGCAACCCATTTGCGTGGCGACCTGCCCGTTAGGGGCGATTAAATTTGGCCCGATAAAAGAATTGCGCGCGCTTTATGGAGAAGTGAGTGATGTACAGGGGCTGCCGGACTCCTCCATTACGCATCCGAATCTGGTCATCAAACCGCACCAGGGTGCAGAAAAGGGGAGTAAATAA
- a CDS encoding dimethyl sulfoxide reductase anchor subunit family protein — MHEWPLVIFTLLVQGSVGLTVFTTLALLSASSTLNVKAKHSVGLPAMLVAFIAGALGLMASTAHLGYPLNAFHTLTHFGSSWLSREIVFASLYLAVLGLATLIVLLKKQVFTLLLLVASLLGVIDIVCMSAIYVHASVVTWMHFNTFVMFFGTTFSLGAVACLWVFAIQTRLPAQAVRKFMVTAVLVLFGVTLLRLLVQPLYMTYLATVSLSDVVTFPHQPLDAFKDQGVLRLTAWVTLVVGGCLLALSLRSGNIRKSLLALGGGLVLVAEILLRFSFFSIN; from the coding sequence ATGCATGAATGGCCACTCGTTATCTTCACGCTGTTAGTGCAGGGTTCTGTTGGGTTAACCGTTTTCACCACCCTCGCATTGCTTTCAGCCAGTAGCACACTCAACGTGAAAGCAAAACACTCCGTTGGATTACCCGCCATGTTGGTTGCTTTCATTGCCGGGGCATTGGGACTGATGGCATCCACCGCGCATTTGGGCTATCCGCTTAATGCGTTTCATACTCTCACACATTTTGGCAGTTCATGGTTGAGCCGTGAAATTGTGTTCGCCAGTTTATATCTTGCGGTTTTAGGGCTGGCGACCTTAATTGTGTTACTGAAAAAGCAAGTTTTTACCCTGTTGCTGCTGGTCGCCTCGTTATTGGGGGTTATCGACATCGTCTGTATGAGCGCAATTTATGTCCACGCGTCTGTCGTGACATGGATGCATTTCAATACCTTTGTGATGTTCTTTGGTACCACGTTCAGCCTGGGGGCGGTTGCCTGTTTATGGGTATTTGCGATTCAGACCCGATTACCCGCGCAAGCGGTGAGAAAGTTCATGGTGACGGCTGTGCTGGTTCTTTTTGGCGTCACGTTGCTGCGTTTGCTGGTTCAACCGCTGTACATGACTTACCTCGCCACTGTCAGCCTGAGCGACGTCGTAACCTTCCCGCATCAGCCATTAGACGCCTTCAAAGATCAGGGCGTTTTACGCCTCACCGCGTGGGTGACTTTGGTGGTGGGGGGTTGCCTGTTGGCGTTAAGTTTACGCTCGGGGAACATTCGTAAATCCTTGCTGGCGCTGGGTGGGGGCTTAGTCTTGGTCGCAGAAATATTGCTGCGATTCAGTTTCTTTAGCATCAATTAA